In uncultured Bacteroides sp., the following proteins share a genomic window:
- a CDS encoding glycerophosphodiester phosphodiesterase family protein → MAIKRLIFFGILLFVVGGMDAKIKTKIIAHRGFWNTEGAAQNSIAALTKADEIEVYGSELDVWLSSDGVPMINHDPLTADHHLVLEKTPSYLLKQEKLSNGEYLPTLEEYLKKGKECKNIKLIIELKPHSSKEREDSLTAKVLAMVKELKLENKVEYISFSLNAVKELVRLNNKAEVSYLGGDLSPKELKEIGCTGLDYDLNTMMKNENWFNEAKKLGIKINVWTVNKESDMKYFIEKGADFITTNDPQLGLNLVKQE, encoded by the coding sequence ATGGCAATTAAAAGACTTATTTTCTTTGGAATACTGCTATTCGTAGTCGGAGGAATGGATGCTAAAATAAAAACAAAAATTATTGCTCATCGTGGATTCTGGAATACAGAAGGGGCAGCACAAAACTCAATTGCTGCATTAACCAAAGCCGATGAAATTGAAGTCTATGGCTCAGAACTTGATGTATGGTTATCATCTGATGGAGTACCAATGATTAATCATGATCCATTAACTGCAGACCACCATCTGGTATTAGAAAAAACACCTTCCTACCTGCTAAAGCAAGAGAAACTCTCAAATGGTGAATATCTTCCCACGCTTGAGGAATATCTAAAGAAAGGGAAAGAATGCAAAAACATCAAACTAATTATTGAATTAAAGCCCCATAGTAGTAAAGAAAGAGAAGACTCACTCACTGCTAAAGTTCTGGCTATGGTCAAAGAACTAAAACTGGAAAATAAAGTAGAATATATATCTTTCAGCCTCAATGCAGTAAAAGAACTAGTTCGCCTGAATAATAAAGCAGAGGTTTCTTATTTAGGAGGAGATCTTTCTCCCAAGGAACTAAAAGAAATTGGATGTACAGGTTTAGACTATGATCTTAATACTATGATGAAAAATGAAAACTGGTTTAATGAAGCTAAAAAATTGGGAATCAAAATCAATGTGTGGACTGTTAATAAAGAAAGTGATATGAAATATTTCATTGAAAAAGGAGCTGACTTCATCACCACAAATGATCCTCAACTAGGTCTTAATCTGGTAAAACAAGAATAA
- the asnB gene encoding asparagine synthase B, translating to MCGIVGIFNIKAQSEALRAKALKMAQKIRHRGPDWSGIYCGGSAILAHERLSIVDPQSGGQPLYSSDGKVVLAVNGEIYNHLDIRKQFEGKYEFQTGSDCEVILALYREKGINFLEDLSGIFAFALYDSEKDEYLIARDPIGVIPLYIGHDKDGKLYFASELKALEGFCESYEPFLPGHYLYSKEGEMKRWYTRDWMEYDAVKDNGAHFSDVHDALEDAVQRQLMSDVPYGVLLSGGLDSSVISAVAKKYASKRVETGGQSDAWWPQLHSFAVGLKDAPDLSKAKEVADHIGTIHHEINYTVQEGLDAIRDVIYFIETYDVTTVRASTPMYLLARVIKSMGIKMVLSGEGADEIFGGYLYFHKAPNARAFHEETVRKISKLHLYDCLRANKSLSAWGVEGRVPFLDKEFLDIAMRLNPEAKMAPGKTIEKKILREAFVDMLPESVAWRQKEQFSDGVGYNWIDSLKALTTGRVSDEDMAHAAERFPINPPMNKEEYYYRSIFEEHFPSESAAKCVPSVPSVACSTPEALAWDESFKNMNDPSGRAVKGVHDESY from the coding sequence ATGTGTGGAATTGTAGGAATATTCAACATAAAAGCTCAAAGCGAAGCATTACGTGCTAAAGCTCTCAAAATGGCACAGAAAATACGCCATCGCGGTCCGGACTGGAGTGGTATTTACTGCGGAGGTTCAGCTATTTTAGCCCATGAGCGCCTTTCAATTGTTGATCCCCAGTCAGGAGGTCAGCCATTATATTCATCCGATGGCAAGGTTGTCCTTGCTGTAAATGGAGAAATATACAATCATCTTGATATCCGCAAACAGTTTGAAGGAAAATATGAGTTTCAAACTGGTTCAGATTGCGAAGTAATTCTTGCACTATATCGCGAAAAAGGAATCAATTTCCTTGAAGACCTTAGCGGAATATTCGCTTTTGCCTTATACGATTCAGAGAAAGATGAATATCTTATAGCCCGTGACCCTATTGGAGTAATTCCTTTGTATATCGGTCACGATAAAGATGGTAAGCTTTACTTTGCCAGTGAACTGAAAGCTCTGGAAGGTTTCTGCGAAAGCTATGAACCATTCTTGCCGGGACATTATTTATACAGCAAGGAAGGCGAAATGAAACGCTGGTACACAAGAGACTGGATGGAATATGATGCAGTAAAGGACAACGGAGCTCACTTTAGTGATGTACACGATGCTCTTGAAGATGCTGTTCAGCGCCAACTTATGAGTGATGTTCCTTACGGAGTATTACTTTCAGGAGGGTTAGATTCCTCTGTTATATCTGCCGTAGCTAAGAAATATGCATCTAAACGCGTGGAAACAGGCGGACAGTCTGACGCATGGTGGCCACAACTACACTCATTTGCCGTAGGTTTGAAAGATGCTCCGGACTTAAGTAAAGCAAAAGAAGTAGCTGATCATATCGGAACTATTCATCACGAAATAAATTATACTGTACAAGAAGGACTGGATGCCATCCGCGATGTTATCTATTTCATAGAAACTTACGATGTAACTACCGTCAGAGCTTCTACTCCAATGTACTTACTTGCTCGTGTAATTAAGTCAATGGGTATAAAAATGGTTCTTTCAGGTGAAGGTGCCGACGAGATATTCGGTGGTTATCTTTACTTCCACAAAGCACCAAATGCGAGAGCTTTCCACGAAGAAACAGTCCGTAAAATCAGCAAGCTGCATCTATACGACTGTCTTCGCGCTAACAAATCTCTTTCTGCATGGGGAGTTGAAGGACGTGTTCCTTTCCTTGATAAAGAATTCCTGGATATAGCAATGAGACTTAATCCTGAAGCTAAAATGGCTCCTGGAAAAACAATTGAGAAAAAGATATTGCGTGAAGCATTTGTCGATATGTTACCCGAAAGTGTTGCATGGAGACAAAAAGAACAATTTAGCGATGGTGTGGGATACAACTGGATTGATTCACTAAAAGCTCTTACTACTGGACGAGTAAGTGATGAAGATATGGCTCATGCAGCTGAACGCTTCCCTATTAATCCTCCTATGAATAAGGAAGAATATTACTATCGCAGTATATTCGAAGAACATTTCCCAAGTGAAAGCGCTGCAAAATGTGTTCCATCAGTTCCATCAGTAGCATGTAGCACACCTGAAGCTCTTGCCTGGGACGAATCCTTTAAGAATATGAACGACCCTAGCGGACGTGCAGTTAAAGGAGTACACGACGAAAGTTATTAA
- a CDS encoding glutamate synthase subunit beta, which produces MGNPKAFLTIHRQEAGYRPLSERITDFGEVEQTLNSHDRRLQASRCMDCGVPFCHWACPIGNLQPEWQDLLYKGKVKEAYEVLESTCDFPEFTGRVCPALCEKSCVLKLSADEPITIRENEASIVEAAFREGYITRHYPVRNGKKVAVIGAGPAGLVVANQLNRKGYEVTVYEKHKEVGGLLRYGIPNFKLNKNIIDRRIDLLKQEGINFVTSTEVGKDIPAKEIVESNDAVCVCIGAEVPRDLPIDGRELKGVHFALELLSQQNQILEGETFDKDQLINAKGKKVLIIGGGDTGSDCIGTSVRQGAISVAQIEILPKPPAHDNPSTPWPMYPQVLKTTSSHEEGCERRWNINSCRFIGENGQLKAVEIEEISWEKGEDGRMKMIPSGKKEIVEADLAFLAMGFVHPQQEGIVEQLELAVDNRKNIAIDAQAAASTAKVFAAGDAATGASLVVRAMAGGRKAAEEIDAFLSNK; this is translated from the coding sequence ATGGGAAATCCAAAAGCATTCTTAACAATACATAGACAAGAGGCAGGATACAGACCTCTTAGCGAACGAATCACCGACTTCGGAGAAGTTGAGCAGACTCTTAATAGCCACGACCGCAGATTACAGGCATCCCGTTGCATGGACTGTGGAGTACCATTTTGCCACTGGGCTTGTCCTATTGGAAACTTGCAACCTGAATGGCAGGATCTTCTTTACAAAGGAAAAGTGAAAGAAGCTTATGAGGTTCTTGAATCAACTTGCGACTTTCCGGAATTCACAGGCCGTGTATGTCCAGCCTTGTGTGAGAAGAGTTGTGTGCTGAAACTATCAGCAGACGAACCTATCACTATTCGCGAAAATGAAGCTTCAATTGTAGAAGCAGCTTTCCGTGAAGGTTATATCACCCGTCATTATCCGGTAAGAAACGGAAAAAAGGTTGCTGTTATTGGTGCAGGACCTGCAGGATTGGTTGTAGCAAATCAATTAAACCGTAAAGGTTATGAAGTAACTGTTTACGAAAAACATAAAGAGGTAGGTGGATTGCTTCGTTATGGTATTCCAAACTTCAAATTAAATAAAAATATTATAGATCGTAGAATCGATTTACTTAAACAAGAAGGTATCAATTTTGTTACTTCTACAGAGGTAGGTAAAGACATTCCGGCTAAAGAAATAGTAGAATCAAATGATGCTGTTTGCGTATGTATCGGTGCAGAAGTTCCTCGTGATCTTCCTATCGATGGACGCGAACTTAAAGGAGTTCACTTCGCACTGGAATTACTAAGCCAGCAAAATCAGATTTTGGAAGGAGAAACATTTGATAAAGATCAATTAATCAATGCAAAAGGGAAAAAGGTATTAATCATCGGAGGTGGAGATACTGGTTCTGACTGTATCGGTACTTCTGTTCGTCAGGGAGCTATCAGTGTTGCTCAGATTGAAATCTTGCCAAAACCACCTGCACATGATAATCCTTCTACTCCATGGCCTATGTATCCTCAGGTTCTTAAAACAACCAGTTCTCATGAAGAAGGTTGTGAAAGACGATGGAATATTAACTCATGCCGCTTCATTGGAGAAAACGGACAACTGAAAGCTGTTGAAATTGAGGAAATATCCTGGGAAAAAGGAGAAGACGGACGCATGAAAATGATCCCATCCGGTAAGAAAGAAATCGTAGAAGCAGACCTTGCATTCCTTGCTATGGGATTTGTACATCCTCAACAGGAAGGAATTGTTGAACAACTGGAACTAGCTGTAGACAATCGTAAGAACATCGCAATTGATGCTCAGGCAGCTGCTTCAACAGCAAAAGTATTTGCCGCCGGAGATGCAGCAACAGGTGCAAGTCTGGTTGTAAGAGCAATGGCCGGAGGTCGTAAAGCTGCAGAAGAAATTGATGCTTTTTTAAGTAACAAATAA